One region of Mycolicibacterium insubricum genomic DNA includes:
- a CDS encoding cytochrome P450: MQLFDDLEDFGAFDDVVSGNVRDPYTELARMRRENPIQRIDMSGMPGEEGKPVFIVYRHEDITTMLRDNETFSSAIVISAFGDVLGQHVMLGMDEPEHGRHRALVAKAFSQKTLARWETGLVARVGNDLIDAFAGRGTADLVKEFNFPYPTRIISGILGLPEEDFPQFQRWSISLLSFTMNPERGKAASVALEQYFAPILAARRAEPREDLISSLAEAEIDGEKLSDDEIYSFLRLLLPAGIETTYRAFGNLMFALLSNPEQLDAVRNDRTLLAQAIEEAVRWDAPLLTITRVATCDTELGGVPIPAGSSVMPMLGAANRQEDRYPDPDRFDIFREAKGALVSWGYGAHVCLGMHLARLEMRTAANLLFDRLPNLRLDPGDSDPHIRGQVFRSPTTLPVRFDV, translated from the coding sequence GTGCAGCTCTTCGACGACCTGGAGGACTTCGGCGCCTTCGACGACGTGGTCTCGGGCAATGTCCGGGACCCGTACACCGAACTGGCCCGGATGCGCCGGGAGAACCCGATCCAGCGGATCGACATGTCCGGAATGCCCGGCGAGGAAGGCAAGCCCGTCTTCATCGTGTACCGGCACGAGGACATCACCACCATGCTCCGGGACAACGAGACGTTCTCCTCGGCCATCGTGATCAGCGCCTTCGGTGACGTACTGGGCCAGCACGTCATGCTCGGCATGGACGAACCCGAACACGGCCGTCACCGCGCCCTGGTGGCCAAGGCATTCAGTCAGAAGACCCTGGCGCGCTGGGAAACCGGGCTGGTCGCCCGGGTCGGCAACGACCTCATCGACGCGTTCGCCGGCCGCGGCACTGCCGACCTGGTCAAGGAGTTCAACTTCCCGTACCCGACCCGGATCATCTCCGGCATTCTCGGCCTGCCCGAAGAGGACTTCCCCCAGTTCCAGCGCTGGTCCATCTCGCTGCTGAGCTTCACCATGAACCCCGAGCGGGGCAAGGCCGCGTCCGTGGCGCTGGAGCAGTACTTCGCCCCGATCCTGGCGGCGCGGCGCGCCGAGCCGCGCGAGGACCTGATCAGCAGCCTGGCCGAGGCCGAGATCGACGGCGAAAAGCTCTCCGACGACGAGATCTACTCGTTCCTGCGGCTGCTGCTGCCGGCCGGCATCGAAACCACCTACCGGGCCTTCGGCAACCTGATGTTCGCCCTGCTGAGCAACCCCGAGCAGCTCGACGCGGTGCGCAACGACCGCACCCTGCTCGCGCAGGCCATCGAGGAGGCCGTGCGGTGGGACGCGCCGCTGCTGACCATCACCCGGGTGGCCACCTGCGACACCGAACTCGGCGGGGTGCCCATCCCGGCCGGCTCCTCGGTGATGCCGATGCTGGGGGCGGCCAACCGGCAGGAGGACCGCTATCCCGATCCGGACCGGTTCGACATCTTCCGGGAAGCCAAGGGCGCGTTGGTGTCCTGGGGCTACGGCGCGCACGTCTGTCTCGGCATGCACCTGGCCCGGCTGGAGATGCGCACCGCCGCCAACCTGCTGTTCGACCGGCTGCCGAACCTGCGCCTGGATCCCGGCGACTCCGACCCGCACATCCGCGGCCAGGTGTTCCGCTCACCGACCACGCTGCCGGTGCGGTTCGACGTATGA